Proteins from a genomic interval of Xiphias gladius isolate SHS-SW01 ecotype Sanya breed wild chromosome 23, ASM1685928v1, whole genome shotgun sequence:
- the LOC120784960 gene encoding complexin-2-like, whose protein sequence is MNFVMKQALGGATKDMGKMLGGEEEKDPDAQKKEEERQEALRQQEEERKAKYARMEAERENIRQGIRDKYGIKKKEEKEAEAAAAMEQASEGSLTRPKKAVPTGCGDEEEEESIVDTVMKFIPAPLMDMFNKK, encoded by the exons gGGCCACCAAAGACATGGGCAAGATGCTtggtggggaggaggagaaggatcCTGATGctcagaaaaaagaggaggaaaggcaAGAGGCGCTGAggcaacaggaggaggagaggaaggccAAATATGCAAGAATGGAGGCGGAGAGGGAAAACATCCGACAGGGCATCAGGGATAAG TATGGcatcaagaagaaggaggagaaggaagccGAGGCAGCTGCTGCTATGGAGCAGGCCTCCGAGGGCAGCCTCACCCGTCCGAAGAAGGCGGTTCCCACCGGCTGCGgcgacgaggaggaggaggagagcatcGTGGATACGGTCATGAAATTCATCCCGGCGCCGCTCATGGATATGttcaataaaaagtaa